From Candidatus Neomarinimicrobiota bacterium, the proteins below share one genomic window:
- the fabF gene encoding beta-ketoacyl-ACP synthase II → MRRVVITGMGVTSPLGNSVSDFEAALFSGRNGIDSITRFDTEDFAVKIAGEVRNLDTDAYLDPYLARKMDLFTVFAMVAAEQAVSQAGFLGHADPNRVGVIVGTGIGGIWTLEESAGILKERGPRRISPFMVIRLIADIAAGQISIKYGLKGPNYCITSACATGSNAIGDAFRLITYDDADVMVAGGCEAPITPISMAGFTNMKALSRNSDPATACRPFDAQRDGFVMSEGAGLVILEELGHAERRGATIHGELVGYGATADAFHVTAPAEGGEGAARAMALAIGNAGIEPDEVGYINAHGTSTPRNDKNESFAIKSVFGDHATNGLLVSSTKSMTGHMLGAAGGAEAIACLLALERQEIPPTIHYTTPDPDCDLNYSPNKPTKHSFEYGLSNTFGFGGHNAVLLLKRFSG, encoded by the coding sequence ATGCGTCGGGTCGTTATAACCGGCATGGGTGTGACCTCACCCCTCGGCAATTCCGTGAGCGATTTTGAGGCGGCTCTGTTCTCAGGTCGCAATGGCATTGATTCCATTACCCGTTTCGACACGGAAGATTTCGCCGTCAAAATAGCTGGCGAGGTGCGCAACCTGGACACTGATGCCTACCTGGATCCTTACCTGGCCCGCAAGATGGACCTCTTCACCGTCTTTGCCATGGTGGCCGCCGAGCAAGCCGTGTCCCAGGCCGGCTTCCTGGGCCACGCGGACCCCAATCGCGTGGGTGTGATCGTGGGGACGGGTATCGGTGGCATCTGGACACTTGAGGAATCGGCGGGAATCCTCAAGGAGCGTGGCCCCCGGAGGATCAGCCCTTTCATGGTTATCCGGCTTATCGCGGACATTGCTGCCGGGCAAATCTCCATCAAGTATGGACTTAAAGGGCCCAACTACTGCATCACTTCCGCGTGTGCCACCGGCTCGAATGCGATTGGCGACGCATTCCGTCTGATAACATATGACGATGCCGACGTGATGGTGGCCGGCGGCTGCGAAGCCCCCATCACGCCCATATCGATGGCAGGCTTCACCAACATGAAGGCCCTGTCCAGGAATAGCGACCCGGCCACAGCTTGCCGCCCCTTTGATGCCCAGCGTGACGGATTCGTGATGAGCGAGGGGGCCGGCCTCGTGATATTGGAAGAGCTGGGCCACGCAGAGCGACGGGGCGCCACGATCCATGGTGAACTGGTCGGTTACGGCGCTACCGCCGATGCCTTCCATGTGACCGCCCCTGCTGAAGGAGGTGAAGGTGCCGCCAGGGCCATGGCACTGGCCATCGGAAATGCCGGTATTGAGCCCGATGAGGTGGGCTATATCAATGCCCACGGTACGTCCACCCCGCGCAACGACAAGAACGAGTCCTTCGCCATTAAGTCGGTCTTTGGTGATCATGCCACCAACGGGCTGCTGGTCAGCTCCACCAAGTCCATGACGGGGCACATGCTGGGTGCGGCTGGCGGAGCGGAGGCCATAGCATGTCTGCTCGCCCTGGAGCGGCAGGAAATTCCCCCCACCATTCACTACACTACGCCCGACCCCGACTGCGACCTCAACTATTCGCCGAACAAACCCACCAAACACTCGTTCGAGTACGGTCTCAGCAACACCTTCGGGTTCGGGGGTCACAACGCCGTGCTGCTACTGAAGCGGTTCAGCGGCTAA
- a CDS encoding phosphomannomutase/phosphoglucomutase: MNESIFRMYDIRGVVERDFSEEVVTDLGRAFGTFVQRQGGRSVALSGDIRLSTPALKGWFGEGLLETGTEIIDIGTVPTPANYFSMYHLDVDGAVQITGSHNPPEFNGFKLSYRRAAVYGEQIQDLLALIQKGDFERGVGSRREEDILTPYLDMLADKIELERPLKVAMDCGNAAGALTAPAIFKRLGVQLTELFCEVDGRFPNHHPDPTEIKNLAQLIAEVKSGQYDFGVAYDGDADRVGIVDDQGEVVWADTLMALFLDEVAKPGEAIIFDVKCSQALEEEIVRHGAKPVMWKTGHSLIKEKMRELQVGFAGEMSGHLFFGDEFYGFDDAVYVSLRLARFLSRRKERLSDLIARIPSYYSTPEMRLACPTDEEKFRIAQAAETYFKERYECIDIDGVRIQFGDGWGLVRASNTQPVIVCRFEARTPQRRDEIQAEVLGKLGDFGEIEMVG, translated from the coding sequence ATGAACGAAAGCATCTTTCGCATGTACGATATCCGGGGCGTCGTGGAGCGCGACTTTTCCGAAGAGGTGGTCACCGATCTAGGTCGGGCGTTCGGCACTTTTGTACAGCGGCAGGGTGGCCGCAGTGTCGCCCTCAGCGGGGATATCCGGCTGAGTACGCCGGCCCTGAAGGGTTGGTTCGGTGAAGGGCTGCTGGAGACCGGGACTGAGATCATCGACATCGGCACCGTGCCGACCCCGGCCAACTACTTCAGCATGTACCATCTTGACGTGGATGGCGCCGTTCAGATTACGGGCAGCCACAACCCGCCCGAGTTCAACGGTTTCAAGTTGTCGTACCGACGGGCGGCCGTCTATGGGGAGCAGATTCAGGATTTGCTCGCCCTCATTCAAAAGGGCGATTTTGAACGCGGGGTTGGCAGCCGCCGCGAAGAGGATATCCTCACCCCTTATCTTGACATGCTGGCAGACAAGATCGAGCTGGAACGCCCTCTGAAAGTGGCCATGGACTGCGGCAACGCGGCGGGCGCCCTGACGGCTCCCGCCATTTTCAAGCGGTTAGGCGTGCAACTCACGGAGCTTTTCTGTGAGGTGGATGGCCGGTTCCCAAACCATCATCCGGATCCCACCGAAATCAAGAATCTGGCGCAACTGATTGCGGAGGTAAAGTCAGGGCAGTACGACTTCGGGGTGGCCTACGACGGTGACGCGGACCGGGTGGGGATCGTGGATGATCAGGGGGAGGTGGTCTGGGCCGACACGCTCATGGCCCTCTTCCTGGATGAAGTGGCCAAGCCGGGGGAAGCCATAATCTTCGATGTGAAGTGCTCACAGGCGCTGGAAGAGGAGATCGTCCGTCACGGCGCCAAGCCGGTGATGTGGAAGACCGGCCACAGCCTGATCAAGGAGAAGATGCGGGAGTTGCAGGTGGGTTTTGCGGGCGAGATGAGCGGCCACCTCTTTTTCGGTGACGAGTTTTACGGCTTCGATGATGCCGTCTACGTATCCCTGAGGCTGGCCCGGTTTCTATCCCGCCGCAAAGAGCGGCTGTCGGATCTGATTGCCAGGATCCCCAGCTATTACAGCACTCCTGAGATGCGCTTGGCGTGTCCAACCGACGAGGAAAAATTCCGTATCGCCCAGGCTGCGGAGACCTACTTCAAGGAACGCTACGAATGCATTGATATCGATGGCGTGCGCATACAGTTTGGCGATGGATGGGGTCTGGTGCGGGCCTCCAATACCCAGCCGGTCATCGTCTGCCGTTTCGAAGCGCGTACACCCCAGCGTCGCGATGAAATTCAGGCCGAGGTCCTGGGCAAGCTGGGCGACTTCGGCGAGATTGAGATGGTGGGTTGA
- the fabG gene encoding 3-oxoacyl-[acyl-carrier-protein] reductase: protein MFRLQDRIAVVTGASRGIGRAIGMALAESGATLALISRSTDSLKEVCEEIASRGGRASAHACDIRESEAVTAAFKDIIAQYGTVHVLVNNAGITKDNLIIRMSDANWEAPLLTNLTGAFNCIKASVRPMIRQRYGRIISITSVVGVMGNAGQTNYAASKAGIIGLTKSAARELASRGITVNAVAPGFVTTALTANLRKGVKKKLTERIPLGRLGEPEDVAPAVVFLASDEASYITGQTLLVDGGMVM from the coding sequence GTGTTCCGGCTACAGGATAGAATTGCAGTCGTTACCGGAGCTTCCCGGGGGATCGGGCGGGCCATCGGGATGGCGCTGGCTGAATCGGGCGCCACGCTGGCCCTCATCAGCCGGTCAACAGATAGCCTGAAGGAAGTGTGCGAAGAAATTGCATCTCGCGGTGGGCGGGCCAGCGCCCACGCCTGTGATATCAGAGAGTCGGAGGCGGTGACGGCCGCGTTCAAGGACATTATTGCTCAATATGGCACCGTCCACGTCTTGGTCAACAATGCCGGAATCACCAAGGATAACCTCATCATACGCATGAGCGATGCAAATTGGGAGGCCCCACTGTTGACCAACCTCACCGGGGCGTTTAACTGCATCAAGGCCTCTGTGAGGCCGATGATCAGACAGCGTTATGGCCGCATCATCAGCATTACGTCTGTGGTGGGGGTGATGGGCAACGCCGGACAGACAAATTACGCAGCCTCAAAGGCCGGCATTATCGGCCTCACCAAGTCGGCTGCCAGGGAACTGGCATCCCGGGGAATCACGGTGAATGCCGTAGCCCCCGGATTTGTCACCACGGCCTTGACGGCAAATTTGCGGAAGGGCGTCAAAAAGAAATTGACCGAGCGCATCCCACTCGGTCGCCTGGGCGAGCCCGAAGATGTGGCGCCAGCGGTGGTCTTTCTGGCCAGCGACGAAGCTAGTTACATCACGGGGCAAACCTTACTGGTTGATGGCGGGATGGTAATGTAG
- the acpP gene encoding acyl carrier protein — translation MSSTFDKISEVVADKLGVEPAKITPEAKFVEDLGADSLDTVELIMQLEDEFNIEIPDEEAEKLTTVGSVAEYIEKNAS, via the coding sequence ATGTCTAGTACATTCGACAAGATTTCAGAGGTTGTTGCCGACAAATTAGGGGTCGAGCCAGCCAAGATCACCCCCGAGGCCAAGTTTGTTGAGGACCTGGGTGCCGACTCACTGGATACCGTGGAACTCATCATGCAACTCGAAGATGAATTCAATATTGAAATCCCCGATGAAGAGGCCGAAAAACTCACCACCGTGGGGAGCGTCGCGGAGTACATCGAAAAGAATGCTTCCTAG
- a CDS encoding HlyC/CorC family transporter gives MLELSLALVGLGLSAFFSGSELAFLTANPLQMEVWAKKRRRGAQRANELLSNPSKFMVSVLVGTTLSNVLATSFATIYLMRFGWHPLLVLSSITATILLFGEVLPKTIAGERPNQLLRLLAPLHRLWQLLFAPLASPLRKISDRGASNAQAASGSTSQSNLERNDLKLLFTRQGDSQVLQKSEQELITQVFDLGETSVSHAMTPRTEVRAVPESSSMETVVHAFIDSGYSKLPVYRDSLDQVIGVVYLYDLFKDPPDLASIVHPMTMVPDSNTTMDVLKLLQRTHRPIAIVLDEYGGTAGLVTPEDLFEELFGEFEDEFDAQISAARRRPDGSVLADGRSKVRDLNAQFQLNIPEGDYETIAGYLTTVLDRIPHRGERTNLPFGRVTITRSSPSQIEQVAIHPLITKGSARGG, from the coding sequence ATGCTTGAGCTGAGTTTGGCGCTCGTAGGGTTGGGACTCTCAGCCTTTTTTTCAGGCTCGGAGCTAGCTTTTTTGACGGCCAACCCCCTCCAGATGGAGGTCTGGGCCAAGAAGCGGCGCCGAGGGGCCCAACGTGCTAACGAGCTGCTGAGTAACCCCAGCAAGTTTATGGTCAGCGTGCTGGTGGGAACCACGCTATCCAATGTGCTGGCCACCAGCTTTGCCACCATCTATCTCATGCGTTTCGGCTGGCACCCGCTTTTGGTCCTCAGCAGCATCACGGCCACCATCTTGCTTTTTGGTGAGGTGCTGCCGAAGACCATCGCGGGCGAACGCCCCAACCAACTGCTGCGGCTGCTGGCCCCCCTGCACCGCCTCTGGCAGCTGCTGTTTGCGCCACTGGCATCGCCGCTACGAAAGATCAGCGATAGAGGAGCATCAAATGCTCAGGCTGCGTCGGGGTCAACAAGCCAATCGAACCTGGAGCGGAATGATCTGAAACTATTGTTTACCCGGCAGGGGGACTCCCAGGTACTGCAGAAAAGTGAACAAGAACTGATCACCCAGGTCTTTGATCTAGGCGAGACATCCGTCTCCCACGCCATGACACCCCGCACCGAGGTGCGCGCCGTCCCGGAATCATCGAGCATGGAAACAGTGGTACATGCGTTCATCGATTCGGGATACTCCAAACTGCCCGTTTACCGTGACTCGCTGGACCAGGTGATTGGGGTGGTTTATCTCTACGACCTGTTCAAGGATCCACCGGACCTGGCGAGCATTGTACATCCCATGACGATGGTGCCCGATTCCAACACAACCATGGATGTACTGAAACTCCTCCAGCGCACCCACCGCCCGATTGCCATTGTGCTTGATGAGTACGGCGGCACGGCTGGCCTGGTGACTCCTGAAGACCTATTTGAGGAGTTATTCGGCGAATTCGAGGACGAATTTGATGCCCAGATCAGCGCGGCCAGGCGGCGTCCGGATGGGTCGGTTCTTGCCGACGGCAGGAGCAAGGTCCGGGACTTGAATGCCCAGTTTCAGCTGAATATCCCCGAGGGGGACTATGAAACGATCGCGGGCTATCTTACCACCGTTCTGGACCGCATACCACACAGAGGCGAAAGGACCAACCTACCTTTCGGCCGAGTGACAATTACACGCTCGTCCCCCAGCCAGATTGAACAGGTAGCCATCCACCCCCTGATTACCAAGGGCTCAGCTCGCGGCGGTTAG
- a CDS encoding bifunctional nuclease family protein: MIQLLVEKISFYPPSKGYAILLKEMAGERFLPVIVGSFEAQSIALALEDVQMPRPMTHDLFCNILEDLSVEVSEVLISELQEGTFYSKISLISQVGTADIDARPSDAIALALRVGAPIYASEAVMDEASVHDILEQTVPPPSISPADETEPKQPEERLKRLEIQLERAVTSENYEKAAELRDKIKKIQTETTKP, from the coding sequence ATGATCCAGCTGCTCGTGGAGAAGATTTCATTTTACCCGCCCAGCAAGGGATATGCCATATTACTGAAAGAAATGGCCGGGGAACGCTTTCTGCCCGTGATAGTGGGCAGTTTCGAGGCCCAGTCTATCGCCCTGGCCCTGGAAGACGTGCAGATGCCCCGTCCCATGACGCACGACCTGTTTTGCAATATTCTGGAGGACCTCAGCGTAGAGGTGAGCGAGGTTTTGATATCGGAGCTGCAGGAGGGTACGTTTTACTCAAAAATCAGTCTGATCAGTCAGGTGGGGACGGCCGATATTGATGCCCGCCCCAGCGATGCGATAGCCTTGGCCCTTAGAGTGGGAGCACCCATCTATGCCTCGGAAGCTGTCATGGATGAGGCTTCGGTGCATGATATTCTTGAGCAGACTGTCCCTCCTCCGTCGATATCACCCGCGGATGAAACAGAGCCGAAGCAACCTGAAGAACGTCTAAAGCGGTTGGAAATCCAACTTGAGCGTGCCGTAACCTCTGAAAACTATGAAAAGGCCGCCGAGCTGCGGGACAAGATTAAGAAGATCCAGACGGAGACAACCAAGCCGTGA
- a CDS encoding anhydro-N-acetylmuramic acid kinase — MGVAAREWTVLGLMSGTSMDGVDACLARIDLADDGLAFECLDAVAIAFESDDQAAIRRSLTGNADELAGLHARLGTVYAEVAERFLRGRKPDLVGCHGQTVAHRDGQYTLQLGSTALLSQTLQVPVVSNFRDADLAAGGNGAPLMPFLDWLLAKSRPTPTVLVNIGGVANISAIFPGADRDAVTGFDTGPGMGLIDEAAQSIFGEPYDQDGRLSSPGEAHDGLLAQLMAHPFVIRQPPKSTGRDEFGGQLVARLNGQFQLPPADTLRTLVRFTARSVAANIRQFVPGYKQFDTLIVSGGGVHHPLVMADLRAEFPTTKVVTSKALGIDPDYKEALLVAVLAVAHAQGMAGNMPGVTGAGRQVILGQVTSVQEI, encoded by the coding sequence GTGGGGGTCGCGGCCCGGGAATGGACCGTTCTGGGCTTGATGTCGGGTACCTCCATGGATGGGGTGGACGCCTGCCTCGCCCGCATCGACCTGGCCGACGACGGGCTGGCTTTTGAGTGCCTGGATGCCGTTGCGATCGCCTTTGAATCGGATGACCAGGCCGCCATCAGGCGTTCCCTCACAGGCAATGCGGACGAGCTGGCGGGCCTGCACGCCCGGCTGGGAACCGTATATGCAGAGGTGGCAGAGCGCTTCCTGCGCGGGCGTAAACCGGACCTGGTGGGCTGCCACGGCCAGACCGTGGCCCACCGGGACGGGCAGTATACACTGCAGCTGGGTTCGACCGCGCTGTTGAGCCAAACGCTACAGGTTCCCGTGGTCTCCAACTTTCGGGACGCTGACTTGGCGGCAGGGGGCAACGGAGCGCCCCTGATGCCCTTTCTGGACTGGCTGTTGGCCAAGTCCCGCCCGACGCCCACGGTGCTGGTGAACATCGGTGGGGTGGCGAACATTTCCGCCATTTTTCCGGGCGCTGACCGGGACGCGGTGACAGGGTTCGACACAGGGCCGGGGATGGGTCTGATCGATGAGGCGGCCCAGTCGATATTCGGCGAGCCTTACGATCAGGACGGCCGCCTCAGCAGCCCCGGTGAAGCCCACGACGGGCTTCTCGCCCAGCTGATGGCGCACCCCTTTGTCATCCGCCAGCCGCCCAAGTCCACTGGGCGGGATGAGTTCGGCGGCCAGCTGGTGGCTCGCTTGAACGGCCAGTTTCAACTGCCGCCTGCGGACACGCTACGCACGCTGGTGAGGTTCACGGCCCGTTCGGTGGCAGCCAATATCCGGCAATTTGTGCCGGGGTACAAGCAGTTCGATACGCTGATTGTAAGCGGTGGGGGGGTGCACCACCCGCTGGTGATGGCCGACCTCCGGGCGGAATTTCCCACCACGAAAGTGGTGACTTCAAAAGCGTTAGGCATTGACCCCGACTACAAGGAAGCGCTGCTGGTAGCCGTGCTGGCGGTAGCGCACGCGCAGGGAATGGCTGGCAACATGCCGGGAGTTACCGGCGCTGGTAGGCAGGTAATTTTGGGACAAGTTACGTCGGTTCAGGAGATCTGA
- a CDS encoding polyprenyl synthetase family protein, which translates to MNLAPAELDRLRGQINDRLGEVYPQGPGLLKEPVHYALAGKGKRLRPILTLLANQCLGGTVEGALHAAVAVEMLHNFTLVHDDIMDRDGMRHGQASVHARWDDGVALLAGDAMLVLAIAELRLSPAHGDALMSSFTRGALAVCEGQALDKEYEDRPMVSLDDYLRMIDLKTGHMLGMASELGAIAAGANEEHINNLRRFGQLLGRAFQVQDDLLEIFSDSHTMGKSLGSDILSEKKTYLMVMALEAFPDRVHQATEAARTDMAAGMEALRRLIDHEGIRSQAEESIVSTVAQAKRHLESVGPGKLVLADFADMVLERDR; encoded by the coding sequence TTGAACCTCGCTCCGGCAGAGCTGGACCGACTGCGGGGGCAGATCAATGACCGGCTGGGAGAGGTTTATCCCCAGGGGCCAGGTCTACTCAAGGAACCGGTGCACTACGCGCTGGCCGGCAAGGGCAAGCGGCTGCGTCCTATTCTCACATTGCTTGCCAACCAGTGCCTGGGGGGCACCGTGGAGGGCGCCCTGCATGCTGCCGTGGCGGTGGAAATGCTCCACAACTTCACCCTGGTTCACGACGATATCATGGACCGGGATGGGATGCGGCACGGTCAGGCCAGTGTGCATGCGCGTTGGGATGACGGCGTGGCCCTGCTCGCCGGGGATGCCATGCTGGTACTGGCCATTGCGGAGCTGCGCCTGTCACCCGCCCATGGGGATGCGCTGATGAGCAGCTTCACGCGGGGGGCGCTGGCGGTTTGCGAGGGGCAGGCACTGGACAAGGAGTACGAGGACCGGCCGATGGTATCGCTGGATGATTATCTGCGCATGATCGACCTGAAGACTGGCCATATGCTGGGGATGGCATCCGAGTTGGGCGCCATCGCTGCCGGTGCCAACGAAGAGCACATCAACAATTTGAGGCGCTTCGGACAACTCTTGGGGCGGGCCTTTCAGGTTCAGGATGATCTGCTGGAAATATTCTCTGACTCCCATACGATGGGTAAGAGTCTGGGCAGCGATATCCTGTCGGAGAAAAAGACTTACCTGATGGTCATGGCTTTGGAAGCATTCCCCGACCGGGTGCATCAGGCCACCGAAGCAGCCAGGACCGATATGGCGGCTGGCATGGAGGCTCTTCGCCGCCTCATTGACCACGAGGGCATTCGTAGTCAGGCCGAGGAGAGCATCGTCAGCACGGTCGCCCAGGCCAAGCGTCACCTCGAATCGGTGGGCCCTGGCAAACTGGTTCTGGCAGACTTTGCCGATATGGTCTTGGAACGCGACCGCTAG
- a CDS encoding bifunctional phosphoglucose/phosphomannose isomerase, whose protein sequence is MPLMSDRLDILKRIKKLDHQDMGAAIQDCPQQIVRLLDATGAWKPRATEQAPKQVLYMGMGGSAIGGDMARVWVERQSKVPMWVQRGYDVPEWVGPGTLAVASSYSGNTEETLSAVEQAAERGASVIAVASGGELLEQAEGQGWKVIKLPGGLQPRAAIGYSLAAIGQVLVAHDVLPESTLDELRAGASQMAAEGMRWADPGDATNQPLQLAGLIGDRLPVIYGSSGSTEALAIRLRGQLAENSKLLASHHLLPEQNHNEIVGVAARVRERHDLLIFWLTDTDDHPRVQLRRSLAGGLMGIAPSDAAQPPQQVTMSGTGSSLIQRNLSLLHQIDWLSYYAALIRGWDPSAIDVLTELKIQLGTPGQE, encoded by the coding sequence GTGCCTCTGATGTCAGACCGTCTCGACATCCTTAAGCGGATCAAGAAACTGGACCACCAGGACATGGGCGCTGCCATCCAGGACTGCCCCCAACAGATTGTCCGCCTGCTGGACGCCACCGGCGCCTGGAAGCCCCGCGCTACGGAGCAGGCACCCAAGCAGGTGCTGTACATGGGGATGGGAGGCTCGGCCATCGGTGGTGACATGGCGCGGGTCTGGGTGGAGCGCCAGTCGAAGGTGCCCATGTGGGTGCAGCGCGGCTACGATGTCCCGGAATGGGTGGGGCCAGGTACTCTGGCGGTGGCTTCGTCCTACTCGGGCAACACCGAAGAAACGCTGTCCGCCGTTGAGCAGGCTGCTGAGCGGGGCGCCAGTGTGATAGCGGTGGCCAGTGGAGGTGAGCTGCTTGAGCAGGCAGAAGGCCAGGGCTGGAAGGTTATCAAGCTGCCGGGCGGCCTGCAGCCCAGGGCCGCCATCGGCTATTCGTTGGCCGCCATTGGGCAAGTGCTCGTGGCCCACGATGTGCTGCCGGAGTCGACTCTGGATGAGCTGCGCGCCGGCGCCAGTCAGATGGCCGCAGAGGGTATGAGGTGGGCCGATCCCGGTGATGCGACGAATCAACCGCTGCAACTGGCCGGTCTAATCGGTGACCGGCTGCCGGTCATCTACGGTTCAAGTGGCAGCACCGAGGCGCTGGCCATCCGGCTGCGGGGTCAGCTGGCCGAAAACAGCAAACTGCTGGCCAGCCATCACCTGTTGCCCGAGCAAAACCATAACGAAATTGTGGGGGTGGCGGCACGCGTGAGGGAGCGGCACGACCTGTTGATCTTCTGGCTCACCGATACCGATGACCACCCCCGCGTGCAACTACGTCGTAGCCTAGCTGGTGGGCTCATGGGGATAGCCCCGTCGGATGCTGCGCAACCGCCCCAGCAAGTCACAATGAGTGGGACTGGGAGCAGCCTCATCCAGCGCAATTTGTCCCTGCTGCACCAGATCGACTGGCTGTCGTATTACGCCGCCCTGATCCGTGGCTGGGACCCGTCGGCTATCGACGTGCTGACAGAACTGAAGATTCAGCTGGGTACCCCCGGCCAAGAGTGA
- the murQ gene encoding N-acetylmuramic acid 6-phosphate etherase encodes MKKQVEASSVPLDELSRRGDLITEHRNAASENLDLMPVEEVLRLINSEDATVPEAVARAIPRIAEFVDRVVGSFRSGGRLIYAGAGTSGRLGVLDAAECPPTFSVPPDMVAGIIAGGPPALTRPVEGVEDSPAAGADALKELTPTAADCVLGIATGATTPFVHGVLDYARQVGAHTGFLVCTSEDNVHGHADTIIPVVVGPEVLTGSTRMKAGTATKLVLNMITTTAMVQLHKTYGNLMVDLKALNAKLWDRGTRIIVAVTGREYEAAYELLRRADGEVKTALVMGTQDWSATKSRRRLAESGGALRQVLESED; translated from the coding sequence ATGAAAAAGCAAGTGGAAGCGTCCAGTGTGCCCTTGGACGAATTGAGTCGCCGGGGCGATCTTATCACCGAGCACCGTAACGCGGCCTCAGAGAACCTGGACCTGATGCCGGTGGAGGAGGTGCTGCGCCTCATCAACTCCGAGGATGCAACCGTGCCGGAGGCGGTGGCCAGAGCTATTCCGCGCATCGCCGAGTTTGTCGATCGAGTGGTAGGGAGTTTCCGCTCAGGGGGTCGGCTGATTTATGCCGGCGCTGGAACCAGCGGTCGGCTGGGTGTGCTGGATGCCGCCGAGTGTCCCCCCACTTTTTCCGTGCCACCCGACATGGTGGCGGGAATCATCGCCGGAGGACCGCCTGCGCTGACCCGCCCTGTGGAAGGGGTAGAGGATTCGCCCGCGGCAGGGGCCGACGCTCTGAAGGAGCTAACTCCCACGGCCGCCGACTGTGTGCTGGGCATCGCCACCGGGGCCACCACACCTTTTGTTCATGGCGTACTGGACTACGCCCGCCAGGTGGGAGCCCATACCGGCTTCCTGGTGTGTACATCCGAGGATAATGTACACGGCCACGCCGACACCATTATTCCGGTCGTGGTGGGGCCGGAGGTGCTGACCGGGTCCACCCGCATGAAGGCTGGCACCGCCACTAAACTGGTGCTCAACATGATTACCACCACAGCCATGGTGCAGCTCCATAAGACCTACGGCAATCTGATGGTCGATTTGAAGGCGCTCAACGCCAAGTTGTGGGATCGGGGTACACGCATCATCGTGGCGGTTACCGGAAGGGAGTACGAGGCCGCATATGAGTTGCTCAGGCGGGCCGATGGCGAGGTCAAGACCGCCCTCGTCATGGGAACTCAGGATTGGTCGGCGACGAAGTCCCGGCGGCGCCTGGCAGAAAGCGGCGGCGCCCTGCGCCAGGTGCTGGAAAGCGAGGACTAA
- the rnc gene encoding ribonuclease III: MVSIRRLFRKKTPRQNGKLGELQRRLGVHFKDISLLHLALTHRSASDATDQSFERLEFLGDAIISHVVSAHLYTSYPSDSEGELTLRRSTFVSKSFLARVGEDLGLQHFLQVDSGVKLSNAKVRRNLVGDAVESLLGAIYLDGGMAAAEQFVKHRVLNREAEAAAYINHKGRLIELCHHQQLGKPRFDLLATKGPEHDKNFVVQVRIGTRTFASAQANNKKAAEQEAAELAMSVLEEEKA, translated from the coding sequence GTGGTTTCCATCCGCAGGCTATTCAGGAAGAAGACGCCGCGGCAGAACGGTAAGCTGGGCGAACTTCAGCGTCGGCTGGGCGTCCATTTCAAGGACATATCCCTGCTCCACCTGGCCCTGACCCATCGCAGTGCGAGCGATGCCACCGACCAAAGTTTTGAGCGGCTGGAATTTTTGGGCGATGCCATCATCAGCCACGTTGTCTCCGCCCACCTGTACACCAGCTATCCCAGCGATTCAGAAGGCGAGCTCACCCTGCGGCGGTCAACCTTCGTCAGCAAGAGCTTCCTCGCGCGTGTTGGTGAGGATTTGGGCTTGCAGCACTTTCTGCAGGTGGACAGTGGCGTCAAGCTCAGCAACGCGAAGGTGCGGCGCAATCTGGTGGGTGATGCGGTTGAGTCACTATTAGGAGCCATTTACCTGGACGGCGGCATGGCGGCGGCGGAGCAATTCGTGAAGCACAGGGTGCTCAACCGGGAGGCTGAGGCTGCAGCCTACATTAACCACAAGGGCCGCTTGATCGAGCTCTGTCATCATCAGCAGCTGGGTAAACCACGGTTTGACCTGCTGGCCACCAAAGGACCGGAGCACGACAAGAACTTTGTGGTTCAGGTCCGCATCGGCACCCGCACTTTTGCAAGCGCTCAGGCAAACAATAAAAAAGCCGCTGAGCAGGAAGCGGCTGAACTGGCAATGTCAGTATTGGAGGAAGAAAAGGCCTAG